A part of Streptomyces sp. NBC_01497 genomic DNA contains:
- a CDS encoding response regulator: MSGESGRVLVVDDNRVIRQLIRVNLELEGFEVVTAADGVECLEVVHEVAPDVVTLDVVMPRLDGLRTAAVLRADPRTRDVPLAIISAGIQHEAGSVRGAAADAFLAKPFEPAELVRLVRRLARADRRTGIRGGAQSAPGARG, translated from the coding sequence GTGTCAGGCGAGTCGGGTCGGGTGCTCGTTGTCGACGACAACCGAGTCATCCGGCAGCTGATCAGGGTCAATCTCGAACTGGAGGGTTTCGAGGTCGTGACCGCGGCCGACGGCGTCGAATGCCTGGAGGTCGTGCACGAGGTCGCACCCGACGTCGTCACACTCGATGTCGTGATGCCGCGCCTCGACGGCCTGCGGACGGCCGCCGTCCTGCGCGCCGACCCCCGTACCCGCGATGTGCCGCTCGCGATCATCAGCGCGGGCATCCAGCACGAGGCAGGCTCCGTCCGCGGGGCCGCCGCCGACGCCTTCCTCGCGAAGCCCTTCGAGCCCGCCGAACTGGTCCGTCTCGTACGGCGGCTGGCCCGCGCGGACCGGCGTACGGGCATACGCGGCGGCGCGCAGTCCGCTCCCGGCGCCCGCGGCTGA
- the rho gene encoding transcription termination factor Rho has protein sequence MSDTTDLMGVTADDNVDTNAPAAGAASGTTARRRRSGTGLDGMVLAELQQVASGLGIRGTARMRKSQLIEVIKEAQAGGGAPAAKSSDEAAGAETKPKRRSTSRARTGEAKAEAAADAAQQQIDIPGQPANDEPATGERRRRRATAPAGAPEQGTDTKAEPQAEAATATPETDGKRDGGQGRQDRAQQGGRDGQGRADRQERGQRGDGQGGQERGQRGDGQGRDGQGRDGQQDRGDRRDRQRERRGKTDGDQQGGAQQGRRDRDRDRDRDRGERGDRGPQGDRGPQGGGGPQDDFDDDGTGRRGRRGRYRDRRGRRGREDFGPEPQVADDDVLIPVAGILDILDNYAFIRTSGYLPGPNDVYVSLAQVRKNGLRKGDHVTGAVRQPKEGERREKFNALVRLDSVNGMAPESGRGRAEFQKLTPLYPQDRLRLETDPGVLTTRIIDLVAPIGKGQRGLIVAPPKTGKTMILQAIANAITVNSPECHLMVVLVDERPEEVTDMQRSVKGEVISSTFDRPAEDHTTVAELAIERAKRLVELGHDVVVLLDSITRLGRAYNLAAPASGRILSGGVDSTALYPPKRFFGAARNIEDGGSLTILATALVETGSRMDEVIFEEFKGTGNMELRLDRKLSDKRIFPAVDVDASSTRKEEILLSPDELGIVWKLRRVLHALDQQQAIELLLDKMKQTKSNAEFLLQIQKTTPMPGNGND, from the coding sequence GTGAGCGACACCACCGATCTGATGGGCGTGACTGCCGACGACAACGTCGACACGAACGCGCCCGCCGCAGGTGCTGCCTCCGGCACCACCGCACGGCGCCGCCGCTCCGGCACCGGCCTCGACGGCATGGTCCTGGCCGAGCTGCAGCAGGTCGCGTCCGGCCTCGGCATCAGGGGCACCGCGCGGATGCGCAAGAGCCAGCTGATCGAGGTCATCAAGGAGGCGCAAGCCGGCGGCGGTGCGCCGGCGGCCAAGTCGTCCGACGAGGCTGCGGGCGCGGAGACCAAGCCCAAGCGTCGCAGCACGTCCCGCGCGCGCACGGGTGAGGCGAAGGCTGAGGCCGCCGCCGACGCGGCGCAGCAGCAGATCGACATCCCGGGTCAGCCCGCCAACGACGAGCCGGCCACCGGCGAGCGCCGCAGGCGCCGCGCCACGGCCCCCGCGGGCGCCCCCGAGCAGGGCACGGACACCAAGGCCGAGCCGCAGGCGGAGGCCGCGACGGCGACGCCCGAGACCGACGGCAAGCGTGACGGCGGCCAGGGCCGCCAGGACCGCGCCCAGCAGGGTGGCCGCGACGGCCAGGGCCGTGCCGACCGCCAGGAGCGCGGCCAGCGCGGCGACGGCCAGGGCGGCCAGGAGCGCGGCCAGCGCGGGGACGGTCAGGGCCGCGACGGTCAGGGCCGCGACGGCCAGCAGGACCGCGGCGACCGCAGGGACCGCCAGCGTGAGCGCCGCGGCAAGACGGACGGCGACCAGCAGGGCGGCGCCCAGCAGGGCCGCAGGGACCGTGACAGGGACCGCGACCGTGACCGCGGGGAGCGCGGCGACCGCGGCCCGCAGGGAGACCGCGGCCCGCAGGGCGGCGGCGGCCCCCAGGACGACTTCGACGACGACGGCACCGGCCGCCGTGGCCGGCGCGGTCGCTACCGCGACCGCCGCGGGCGCCGTGGCCGCGAGGACTTCGGCCCCGAGCCGCAGGTCGCCGACGACGATGTGCTGATCCCGGTCGCGGGCATCCTCGACATCCTCGACAACTACGCCTTCATCCGGACCTCCGGCTACCTGCCGGGCCCGAACGACGTCTACGTCTCGCTCGCCCAGGTCCGTAAGAACGGCCTGCGCAAGGGTGACCACGTCACCGGCGCCGTGCGCCAGCCCAAGGAGGGCGAGCGCCGCGAGAAGTTCAACGCGCTCGTGCGCCTCGACTCGGTCAACGGCATGGCGCCCGAGAGCGGCCGCGGCCGCGCCGAGTTCCAGAAGCTGACGCCGCTCTACCCGCAGGACAGGCTCCGTCTGGAGACCGACCCGGGCGTGCTGACGACGCGGATCATCGACCTCGTCGCCCCGATCGGCAAGGGCCAGCGAGGCCTGATCGTCGCCCCGCCGAAGACCGGCAAGACGATGATCCTGCAGGCCATCGCCAACGCGATCACGGTCAACAGCCCCGAGTGCCACCTGATGGTCGTCCTCGTCGACGAGCGGCCTGAAGAGGTCACCGACATGCAGCGGTCGGTCAAGGGCGAGGTCATCTCCTCGACCTTCGACCGTCCGGCCGAGGACCACACCACGGTCGCGGAGCTCGCCATCGAGCGCGCCAAGCGCCTCGTGGAGCTCGGGCACGACGTCGTCGTGCTGCTGGACTCCATCACCCGTCTGGGCCGCGCGTACAACCTGGCGGCGCCCGCCTCCGGCCGCATCCTGTCCGGTGGTGTCGACTCGACGGCGCTCTACCCGCCGAAGCGCTTCTTCGGTGCCGCGCGCAACATCGAGGACGGCGGCTCGCTGACGATCCTCGCGACCGCGCTGGTCGAGACCGGCTCCCGGATGGACGAGGTCATCTTCGAGGAGTTCAAGGGCACCGGCAACATGGAGCTCCGCCTCGACCGCAAGCTCTCGGACAAGCGCATCTTCCCCGCGGTGGACGTCGACGCGTCCAGCACCCGCAAGGAGGAGATCCTGCTCAGCCCGGACGAGCTGGGCATCGTCTGGAAGCTCCGCAGGGTGCTGCACGCCCTGGACCAGCAGCAGGCCATCGAGCTCCTGCTGGACAAGATGAAGCAGACGAAGTCCAACGCGGAGTTCCTGCTCCAGATCCAGAAGACCACGCCGATGCCGGGCAACGGCAACGACTGA
- a CDS encoding FAD-binding oxidoreductase encodes MDGTTLEEMRTGLRGPVTGPDDPDYARQRAVHNAMIDRRPAAILRCSDAGDVKDAIRFVREHGLRTTVRGGGHSGAGLSVADDAVVLDLAPMRFAQVDPAKRTATVGGGSLLGDLDHATHAFGLATPAGIQSTTGVGGLTLGGGHGHLTRKYGLTSDNLLEADVVLADGSFVTANEREHPDLFWALRGGGGNFGVATSFTFRLHPVDTVGVAMTLWPIERTPDVLRWYREFLPRAAEDLSGFFAVLRVPPAPPFPEEIHGRRMCGVIWCWTGDLGDLDDAVGAVREAGTPAFHFTTPMPYPALQSMFDPLLAPGMQWYWRGAFFDRITDEAIDVHQRYGNDIPTPLSTMHLYPVDGAAHRPGPDATAWPYRDATWSCVVAGIDPDPANADVLKRWCVEYWNALRPSSMGGGYVNFMGAGEGQDHVRANYRDHYARLAAVKDEYDPDDVFHATVVPGRSEGRGPRA; translated from the coding sequence ATGGACGGCACGACGCTCGAAGAAATGAGGACCGGGCTGCGTGGCCCCGTCACCGGTCCCGACGATCCGGACTACGCGCGCCAACGCGCGGTGCACAACGCGATGATCGACCGCCGGCCGGCGGCGATCCTGCGGTGCTCGGACGCCGGGGACGTCAAGGACGCGATCCGCTTCGTCCGCGAGCACGGGCTGCGGACCACGGTCCGTGGAGGCGGCCACAGCGGCGCGGGCCTGAGCGTGGCGGACGACGCCGTCGTCCTCGACCTCGCCCCGATGCGCTTCGCCCAGGTGGACCCGGCGAAGCGGACGGCCACGGTGGGGGGCGGCAGCCTGCTGGGCGACCTCGACCACGCGACCCACGCCTTCGGCCTCGCCACCCCTGCGGGCATCCAGTCGACGACGGGCGTCGGGGGCCTCACCCTCGGTGGCGGCCACGGACACCTCACCCGGAAATACGGCCTGACGTCCGACAACCTGCTGGAGGCGGACGTCGTGCTCGCGGACGGCAGCTTCGTCACGGCGAACGAGCGTGAGCACCCCGACCTGTTCTGGGCCCTGCGGGGCGGCGGCGGGAACTTCGGCGTCGCCACGTCCTTCACGTTCCGCCTGCATCCCGTGGACACGGTGGGGGTGGCCATGACGCTGTGGCCCATCGAGCGGACACCTGACGTCCTGCGGTGGTACCGCGAGTTCCTGCCCCGGGCCGCGGAGGACCTGAGCGGCTTCTTCGCGGTGCTCCGCGTGCCGCCGGCGCCCCCGTTCCCCGAGGAGATCCACGGCCGCAGGATGTGCGGTGTCATCTGGTGCTGGACGGGGGACCTCGGCGACCTCGACGACGCCGTCGGCGCCGTGCGCGAAGCGGGCACGCCGGCCTTCCACTTCACGACGCCCATGCCGTACCCCGCGCTGCAAAGCATGTTCGACCCCCTGCTGGCGCCCGGGATGCAGTGGTACTGGCGCGGCGCCTTCTTCGACCGGATCACGGACGAGGCCATCGATGTCCACCAGCGGTACGGAAACGACATCCCGACGCCCCTGTCGACGATGCACCTGTATCCCGTGGACGGCGCGGCACACCGCCCGGGGCCCGACGCGACCGCCTGGCCCTACCGGGATGCGACGTGGTCGTGCGTGGTGGCGGGCATCGACCCCGATCCGGCCAACGCCGACGTCCTCAAGCGGTGGTGCGTGGAGTACTGGAACGCGCTGCGGCCGAGTTCCATGGGCGGCGGATACGTCAACTTCATGGGCGCCGGCGAGGGCCAGGACCATGTCAGGGCCAACTACCGCGACCACTACGCGAGGCTGGCCGCCGTCAAGGACGAGTACGACCCGGACGACGTGTTCCACGCGACGGTCGTGCCCGGGCGGAGCGAGGGGCGGGGGCCGCGGGCCTAG
- a CDS encoding VOC family protein — translation MERSPHTPVASSALSGAPCWVSLMTHELGAAQDFYSQVLGWRFRTSPLGREFGVALAENGSPVAGIGALASNLRAGVAWIPYFAVADADATASRIRERSATVAVGPLAMTTGRAALAADPQGAIFGFWAGMTMEGWSVGLGDAPATLRLRTRDAFAAAIFYAEVLGWAATPDAGCDVRYEEDHVRVTEGGRTVAELYGGALESPPDPRVRPRWEVHFRVEDITAVIRAATAAGGSVATSPAPDPAHGTAVTATLRDPDGGLFTVTTG, via the coding sequence ATGGAGCGGTCACCCCACACCCCGGTCGCGTCGAGTGCCCTGTCCGGGGCGCCCTGCTGGGTGAGCCTGATGACCCACGAGCTCGGCGCGGCCCAGGACTTCTACAGCCAGGTGCTCGGCTGGCGGTTCCGCACCTCTCCGCTCGGCAGGGAGTTCGGCGTCGCGCTTGCCGAGAACGGCTCGCCGGTCGCGGGCATCGGCGCGCTCGCGAGCAACCTGCGGGCCGGGGTCGCCTGGATCCCGTACTTCGCCGTCGCGGACGCCGACGCCACCGCGTCCCGGATCAGGGAGCGCAGCGCGACCGTCGCAGTGGGGCCGCTGGCGATGACGACGGGGCGCGCGGCACTGGCCGCCGATCCGCAGGGCGCGATCTTCGGGTTCTGGGCCGGGATGACGATGGAGGGCTGGTCCGTCGGGCTCGGCGACGCGCCCGCCACCCTGCGGCTGCGGACCCGGGACGCGTTCGCCGCCGCGATCTTCTACGCGGAGGTGCTGGGCTGGGCGGCCACCCCCGACGCGGGCTGCGACGTGCGGTACGAGGAGGACCACGTCCGCGTGACGGAGGGCGGGCGGACGGTGGCGGAACTGTACGGCGGCGCGCTGGAGTCGCCACCGGACCCCCGGGTACGGCCCCGCTGGGAGGTGCATTTCCGGGTGGAGGACATCACGGCGGTGATCCGGGCCGCGACGGCGGCGGGTGGATCGGTGGCCACGTCGCCGGCGCCTGATCCGGCGCACGGCACGGCGGTGACGGCGACGTTGCGGGATCCTGACGGCGGGCTGTTCACCGTGACGACGGGCTGA
- the nrtL gene encoding ArgS-related anticodon-binding protein NrtL, with the protein MTPAELSRTVRHAVCRAVRDGELSVTIPESVRVERPRPGGTGDWTTNAALRLAAEARRAPREVAEVLRARLLGAPAIGRVDITGPGFLNFTLAAPAGSAALARVLTEGDRYGHGDALVGRTVVFAPATEARAVAWTEAVVRLLRTQGADAFATPGGTETVRVTPAPPAYDPGALGTDAARWALLRPAAHDRPRTDAAALLAQRETNPLFTVRYAHARARAALREARAFDLTPVVPDTLADALGAPDVPAAAGAARAPLAPGPTGHGATPDGLGDEPARTLLDVLADHPRVLAASGHHRAPDRLARHLEATAENTLRFLTECPPLPIGDEKPVAAHRTRLALAEAAGTVLAGGLTLLGIDAPAHL; encoded by the coding sequence GTGACCCCGGCTGAACTCTCCCGCACCGTACGGCACGCCGTGTGCCGCGCGGTGCGCGACGGTGAGCTCAGCGTGACGATCCCGGAGAGTGTCCGTGTCGAGCGGCCGCGCCCCGGCGGCACCGGCGACTGGACGACGAACGCGGCGCTGCGCCTGGCCGCCGAGGCCCGCCGTGCGCCGCGCGAGGTCGCCGAGGTGCTCCGGGCACGGCTCCTGGGCGCCCCCGCGATCGGCCGTGTCGACATCACGGGCCCCGGATTCCTCAACTTCACGCTCGCGGCCCCGGCCGGGAGCGCCGCACTCGCGCGCGTCCTCACCGAAGGCGACCGATACGGTCACGGCGACGCCCTCGTGGGCCGCACCGTCGTCTTCGCCCCCGCCACCGAGGCGCGCGCCGTGGCCTGGACCGAGGCCGTGGTGCGCCTGCTGCGCACCCAGGGCGCCGACGCCTTCGCCACGCCGGGCGGTACCGAGACCGTACGGGTCACCCCGGCACCACCGGCGTACGACCCGGGCGCGCTCGGCACGGACGCCGCGCGCTGGGCCCTGTTGCGGCCCGCCGCGCACGACCGGCCGCGGACCGACGCGGCCGCACTGCTGGCGCAGCGGGAGACGAATCCGCTGTTCACCGTCCGTTACGCGCACGCGCGCGCCCGCGCCGCGCTGCGCGAGGCCCGCGCCTTCGACCTCACCCCCGTCGTCCCGGACACCCTCGCCGACGCCCTGGGCGCCCCCGACGTCCCGGCGGCGGCCGGCGCCGCCCGTGCCCCGCTCGCCCCCGGCCCCACCGGCCACGGCGCGACCCCGGACGGGCTCGGCGACGAGCCGGCCCGTACGCTGCTGGACGTTCTCGCGGACCACCCCCGCGTGCTCGCGGCCTCCGGCCATCACCGCGCGCCCGACCGGCTCGCGCGGCACCTCGAAGCGACAGCGGAGAACACCCTGCGCTTCCTCACGGAGTGCCCCCCGCTGCCCATCGGTGACGAGAAACCCGTCGCCGCCCACCGCACCCGGCTCGCGCTCGCCGAAGCCGCCGGGACGGTGCTGGCCGGCGGCCTGACCCTGCTCGGCATCGACGCACCCGCACATCTCTGA
- the thrB gene encoding homoserine kinase, whose protein sequence is MAGPAFRAAAVRVRTPATSANLGPGFDAFGLSLGLYDDVVVRVADAGLHIDIAGEGARSLPRDENHLLVRALRTAFDLLGGQPRGLEVVCANRIPHGRGLGSSSAAICAGIVAARAVTIGGDTRLDDSALLEVATEIEGHPDNVAACLLGGFTLAWTENGAARAIRMDPASSVVPVVFVPEEAVLTETARGLLPRTVPHIDAAVNAGRAALLVEALTRRPELLLPATEDRIHQEYRQPAMPGSVALVNRLRGDGVPAMISGAGPTVIALVEDGAADKVARLAGEGWAANRLSLDAAGTSVLPLGS, encoded by the coding sequence ATGGCCGGTCCCGCCTTCCGCGCCGCCGCCGTACGGGTGCGCACCCCCGCCACCAGCGCCAACCTCGGCCCCGGCTTCGACGCCTTCGGCCTGTCGCTGGGGCTCTACGACGACGTCGTCGTCCGCGTCGCCGACGCGGGACTGCACATCGACATCGCCGGCGAGGGCGCGCGGTCGCTGCCACGCGACGAGAACCACCTGTTGGTACGCGCGCTGCGCACCGCCTTCGACCTGCTGGGCGGCCAGCCCAGGGGACTTGAGGTCGTGTGCGCCAACCGCATTCCGCACGGCCGCGGCCTCGGCTCCTCGTCCGCCGCCATCTGCGCGGGCATCGTCGCCGCCCGCGCGGTGACCATAGGCGGCGACACCCGGCTCGACGACAGCGCGCTGCTGGAGGTGGCCACCGAGATCGAGGGACATCCCGACAACGTGGCGGCCTGCCTGCTCGGCGGGTTCACCCTGGCGTGGACGGAGAACGGCGCGGCGCGCGCCATCCGGATGGACCCCGCGTCGTCCGTCGTCCCGGTGGTCTTCGTACCGGAGGAGGCCGTACTGACGGAGACCGCGCGGGGCCTGCTGCCGCGGACCGTCCCGCACATCGACGCCGCGGTCAACGCGGGCCGCGCGGCGCTGCTGGTCGAGGCGTTGACCCGGCGGCCCGAACTGCTGCTGCCCGCCACGGAGGACCGCATCCACCAGGAGTACCGGCAGCCGGCCATGCCGGGGAGTGTCGCCCTCGTCAACAGGCTTCGCGGGGACGGCGTACCGGCCATGATCTCCGGCGCGGGACCCACGGTCATCGCGCTGGTCGAGGACGGTGCGGCCGACAAGGTCGCACGGCTGGCGGGCGAGGGGTGGGCCGCGAACCGGCTGTCCCTCGACGCCGCGGGCACGAGCGTTCTGCCGCTGGGTTCATAA
- the thrC gene encoding threonine synthase, producing MTIAVDRGPAQGTHQWRGVIEEYRDRLPVEPTTEIVTLREGGTPLVPAQVLSERTGCEVHLKVEGANPTGSFKDRGMTMAITRAKAEGAQAVICASTGNTSASAAAYAVRAGMVCAVLVPQGKIALGKMGQALVHGARILQVDGNFDDCLTLARSLADNYPVSLVNSVNPVRIEGQKTAAFEIVDALGDAPDIHVLPVGNAGNITAYWKGYREYAADGPAARTPRMWGFQASGSAPIVRGEIVKEPHTVATAIRIGNPASWQFALNARDESGGFIDEVTDRQILRAYRLLAAQEGVFVEPASAASVAGLLKAAEEGKVDRGQRIVCTVTGNGLKDPDWAVQGAPQPVTVPVDAAAAANQLGLA from the coding sequence ATGACCATCGCAGTCGACCGCGGCCCCGCACAGGGCACCCACCAGTGGCGCGGCGTCATCGAGGAATACCGCGACCGGCTTCCGGTCGAGCCCACGACCGAGATCGTCACGCTCAGGGAGGGCGGCACGCCGCTCGTCCCCGCGCAGGTGCTCTCCGAGCGCACGGGCTGCGAGGTGCACCTCAAGGTCGAGGGCGCGAACCCCACCGGGTCCTTCAAGGACCGGGGCATGACCATGGCCATCACCCGGGCGAAGGCCGAGGGCGCGCAGGCCGTCATCTGCGCCTCCACCGGCAACACCTCCGCGTCGGCCGCCGCCTACGCCGTGCGCGCGGGGATGGTCTGCGCCGTCCTCGTACCGCAGGGCAAGATCGCGCTGGGCAAGATGGGCCAGGCCCTCGTCCACGGCGCGCGCATCCTGCAGGTCGACGGGAACTTCGACGACTGCCTCACCCTGGCCCGCTCCCTCGCGGACAACTACCCGGTGTCGCTGGTCAATTCGGTCAATCCGGTCAGGATCGAAGGCCAGAAGACCGCAGCCTTCGAAATCGTGGACGCGCTCGGCGACGCCCCCGACATCCACGTACTGCCCGTCGGGAACGCCGGCAACATCACGGCGTACTGGAAGGGGTACCGCGAGTACGCCGCCGACGGCCCGGCCGCCCGCACCCCCCGCATGTGGGGCTTCCAGGCGTCCGGCTCCGCGCCGATCGTACGCGGCGAGATCGTGAAGGAGCCGCACACGGTCGCCACCGCGATCCGCATCGGCAACCCCGCGTCCTGGCAGTTCGCACTGAACGCGCGCGACGAGTCCGGCGGCTTCATCGACGAGGTGACCGACCGCCAGATCCTGCGCGCGTACCGGCTGCTGGCCGCGCAGGAGGGCGTCTTCGTGGAGCCCGCGTCCGCCGCCTCCGTCGCCGGCCTGCTCAAGGCCGCCGAGGAGGGCAAGGTCGACCGCGGCCAGCGCATCGTCTGCACGGTCACGGGCAACGGCCTCAAGGACCCCGACTGGGCCGTCCAGGGGGCTCCGCAGCCCGTCACCGTCCCCGTCGACGCCGCGGCCGCAGCGAACCAACTCGGCCTGGCCTGA
- a CDS encoding aldo/keto reductase, with protein MTEYRPFGRTGVQVSPLCLGTMMFGSRGNPDHDDSIRIIHRALDSGINFIDTADVYSRGESETIVGKALAGGRRDDVVLATKFHGDMDDGINHRGNSRRWIFQEVENSLRRLGTDWIDLYQVHRPEPGTDIDETLGALSDLVRQGKIRYIGTSTYQPSEIVQAQWTAERRGRERVVSEQPPYSLLVRGIEREMLPVAQQYGMAVIPWSPLAGGWLSGRYRKGAEQPSSSRADQGVRFDIGAAENAAKLAAADALAQLADEAGMSLVRLALAFVLEHPAITSAIIGPRTMEQLETQLGADRIRLGQDVLDRIDEIVPPGTNLSQRDVGYTPPSLSDAGLRRRSR; from the coding sequence ATGACGGAGTACCGCCCGTTCGGACGCACAGGCGTCCAGGTCAGCCCGCTGTGCCTGGGCACGATGATGTTCGGTTCCCGGGGGAACCCGGACCACGACGACAGCATTCGGATCATCCACCGCGCCCTCGACTCGGGCATCAATTTCATCGACACGGCCGACGTGTACTCGCGGGGCGAGTCGGAGACGATCGTCGGCAAGGCCCTCGCCGGCGGGCGGCGCGACGACGTCGTCCTCGCCACCAAGTTCCACGGCGACATGGACGACGGGATCAACCACCGGGGCAACAGCCGCCGATGGATCTTCCAGGAGGTGGAGAACAGCCTCCGTCGCCTCGGCACCGACTGGATCGACCTCTACCAGGTGCACCGGCCGGAGCCGGGGACCGACATCGACGAGACGCTCGGCGCCCTCTCCGACCTGGTCCGGCAGGGCAAGATCCGCTACATCGGCACCTCCACCTACCAGCCCTCGGAGATCGTCCAGGCGCAGTGGACGGCCGAACGGCGGGGTCGCGAACGCGTGGTTTCCGAGCAGCCGCCGTACTCGCTGCTCGTGCGCGGCATCGAGCGGGAGATGCTGCCGGTCGCGCAGCAGTACGGCATGGCCGTCATCCCGTGGAGTCCGCTCGCGGGCGGCTGGCTCTCCGGCCGCTACCGCAAGGGCGCGGAGCAGCCGTCATCGAGCCGTGCCGACCAGGGCGTGCGCTTCGACATCGGCGCGGCGGAGAACGCGGCCAAACTGGCCGCCGCCGACGCGCTCGCGCAGCTCGCGGACGAGGCGGGGATGTCGCTGGTCAGGCTCGCCCTCGCGTTCGTCCTCGAACACCCCGCGATCACCTCGGCGATCATCGGGCCGCGCACGATGGAACAGCTGGAGACGCAGCTCGGCGCGGACAGGATCCGGCTCGGTCAGGACGTCCTGGACCGGATCGACGAGATCGTGCCGCCCGGCACCAACCTGTCGCAGCGGGACGTCGGTTACACCCCGCCGTCCCTGTCCGACGCGGGCCTGCGCCGCCGGTCCCGGTGA
- a CDS encoding homoserine dehydrogenase, whose product MRTRPLKVALLGCGVVGTEVARIMTTHADDLAARIGAPIELAGIAVRRPGKVRDGVDPALVTTDATALVKRGDIDVVIEVIGGIEPARTLITTAFEHGASVVSANKALLAEDGTTLYEAAERHERDLYFEAAVAGAIPLIRPLRESLAGDHVNRVLGIVNGTTNFILDRMDSAGAGYSEALDEATALGYAEADPTADVEGFDAAAKASILAGIAFHTRVRLDDVHREGITEVTSADLASAKRMGCTVKLLAICERAADGKSVTARVHPAMIPLSHPLASVREAYNAVFVEAEAAGQLMFYGPGAGGSPTASAVLGDLVAVCRNRLAEAKGPGESAYTRLPVSPMGDVVTRYHISLDVADKPGVLAQVAMVFAEHGVSIDTVRQKGKDGEASLVVVTHRAPDAALSGTVEALRGLDTVRGVASIMRVEGE is encoded by the coding sequence ATGCGTACGCGTCCGCTGAAGGTGGCGCTGCTGGGCTGTGGCGTGGTCGGCACAGAGGTGGCCCGCATCATGACGACGCACGCGGACGACCTCGCGGCCAGGATCGGCGCGCCGATCGAACTCGCCGGGATCGCCGTCCGCCGGCCCGGCAAGGTCCGCGACGGCGTCGACCCGGCCCTCGTCACCACCGACGCGACCGCCCTGGTCAAGCGCGGCGACATCGACGTGGTCATCGAGGTCATCGGCGGCATCGAACCCGCCAGGACACTGATCACCACCGCCTTCGAGCACGGCGCGTCCGTCGTCTCCGCCAACAAGGCACTGCTCGCCGAGGACGGCACCACGCTGTACGAGGCGGCCGAGCGGCACGAGCGCGACCTCTACTTCGAGGCGGCCGTGGCGGGCGCCATCCCGCTGATCCGCCCGCTGCGCGAGTCCCTCGCGGGCGACCACGTCAACCGCGTCCTCGGCATCGTCAACGGCACCACGAACTTCATCCTCGACCGGATGGACTCCGCGGGCGCCGGCTACTCCGAGGCGCTCGACGAGGCCACCGCGCTCGGCTACGCGGAAGCCGACCCCACCGCCGACGTCGAGGGCTTCGACGCGGCCGCGAAGGCGTCCATCCTCGCGGGCATCGCCTTCCACACCCGCGTACGCCTCGACGACGTGCACCGCGAGGGCATCACCGAGGTCACCTCGGCGGACCTGGCCTCCGCCAAACGCATGGGCTGCACGGTCAAACTCCTCGCGATCTGCGAGCGGGCCGCCGACGGCAAGTCCGTCACCGCCCGCGTCCACCCGGCGATGATCCCCCTCAGCCACCCCCTCGCCTCCGTGCGCGAGGCCTACAACGCGGTCTTCGTCGAAGCCGAGGCCGCGGGGCAGCTGATGTTCTACGGCCCCGGCGCGGGCGGTTCACCCACCGCGTCCGCCGTCCTCGGCGACCTCGTCGCCGTGTGCCGCAACCGGCTCGCCGAGGCGAAGGGCCCCGGCGAATCCGCGTACACCCGGCTGCCGGTGAGCCCCATGGGCGATGTCGTGACGCGCTATCACATCAGCCTCGACGTCGCTGACAAACCGGGTGTACTCGCCCAAGTGGCCATGGTCTTCGCCGAACACGGTGTTTCCATCGATACCGTCCGTCAGAAGGGCAAGGACGGCGAGGCATCGCTCGTCGTGGTCACGCACCGCGCCCCCGACGCGGCCCTCTCGGGCACCGTCGAGGCGCTGCGCGGACTCGACACCGTGCGCGGTGTCGCCAGCATCATGCGTGTTGAAGGGGAGTAG
- a CDS encoding RNA polymerase sigma factor, producing MPSTVLRGGRAAISFRVFDAHHHRLWLRYAHTQAGGARAAGVIVDATRARLAADWAHVREQPSVSGHAWALLRQEVAGWLDRHEREPVIAGTAAFRAALRGLLLYETRDAFTVLEGGIGLYGAIAALPERQYDVVVLRYVLRAPDEDVAAYLGIELSTVRSHVRHARRRLARMLDIPETA from the coding sequence ATGCCGTCAACAGTCTTACGCGGGGGGCGCGCAGCCATCAGTTTCCGCGTCTTCGACGCCCATCACCACCGCCTCTGGCTGCGTTACGCGCACACCCAGGCCGGCGGTGCCCGGGCCGCGGGAGTGATCGTGGACGCGACCCGCGCCCGGCTCGCGGCCGACTGGGCGCACGTGCGGGAGCAGCCGTCCGTCTCGGGCCACGCCTGGGCCCTGCTCAGGCAGGAGGTGGCCGGCTGGCTGGACCGGCACGAAAGGGAGCCGGTGATCGCCGGCACGGCGGCCTTCCGGGCCGCGCTCCGCGGGCTGCTGCTGTACGAGACGCGGGACGCGTTCACGGTGCTGGAGGGCGGGATCGGGCTGTACGGGGCGATCGCCGCGCTGCCCGAGCGGCAGTACGACGTGGTGGTCCTGCGCTACGTGCTGCGGGCACCGGACGAGGACGTCGCCGCGTACCTCGGCATCGAGCTGTCCACCGTACGATCGCACGTGCGGCATGCCAGGCGGCGCCTCGCGCGCATGCTCGACATCCCCGAGACGGCGTGA